A genomic region of Prevotella scopos JCM 17725 contains the following coding sequences:
- a CDS encoding RNA methyltransferase → MISKNKIKLIRSLETKKGREKVGLFVAEGPKVVNDLLHEGFVAEDILDNIEDINKVSFLQHPQSLLGVFKLPEVASNTMNDYLILFKEGIENQLVLALDGVQDPGNLGTIIRIADWFGIEDIFCSHETADCWNPKVVQATMGSIARVKLHYLNLYEMIDQLPTDYPIYATLLDGNNIYAQELSRHGMIVMGNEGKGISPQLRTKINRKLFIPNYPPERETAESLNVAIATSIVCAEFRRR, encoded by the coding sequence GTGATATCAAAAAATAAGATAAAGCTTATCCGTTCTCTTGAGACCAAAAAAGGAAGAGAGAAAGTTGGATTATTTGTAGCAGAAGGACCCAAAGTTGTCAATGATCTACTACACGAGGGATTTGTGGCTGAAGATATATTAGACAATATAGAAGACATCAATAAGGTCTCATTTCTCCAACACCCACAGTCTCTACTGGGCGTTTTCAAACTACCAGAAGTAGCCTCAAACACTATGAATGATTACTTAATATTATTCAAAGAAGGCATTGAGAACCAACTTGTTTTAGCACTTGATGGTGTACAAGACCCTGGCAATCTTGGTACAATCATTCGCATTGCAGATTGGTTTGGCATTGAGGATATCTTCTGCTCGCATGAAACGGCAGATTGTTGGAATCCAAAGGTTGTTCAGGCAACAATGGGAAGTATAGCAAGAGTGAAACTTCATTATCTAAACTTGTATGAAATGATAGACCAACTCCCTACTGATTATCCCATCTACGCTACCCTACTCGATGGCAATAATATCTATGCACAAGAACTCTCTCGTCACGGAATGATAGTAATGGGCAATGAAGGAAAGGGCATATCCCCACAGCTAAGAACGAAGATTAATCGAAAGCTCTTCATACCCAACTATCCGCCAGAACGTGAGACAGCCGAGTCATTGAACGTAGCAATCGCAACATCAATTGTTTGTGCAGAGTTCAGAAGACGATAA